The following are encoded together in the Panicum virgatum strain AP13 chromosome 6K, P.virgatum_v5, whole genome shotgun sequence genome:
- the LOC120711695 gene encoding probable monogalactosyldiacylglycerol synthase 2, chloroplastic isoform X2 translates to MVISVGTGRRSIRDAVLGGGVQGGGGRQLYYRPPLRCGLYDGSVVGGQSVDGLAAALSEEAAADPVRIPDGAAKAKNVLILMSDTGGGHRASAEALRDAFRIEFGDAYQVLVRDLGKEYGGWPLNDMERSYKFMIRHVRLWKVAFHGTSPRWVHGVYLAALAYLYGNEVVAGLMKYKPDMIISVHPLMQHIPLWVLKWQSLQRKVPFFTVVTDLNTCHPTWFHYGVTKCYCPSAEVANRALLRGLQTSQVRVFGLPVRPSFCRAELDKDEMRKELELDPNLPAVLLMGGGEGMGPVEETARALGEELYDDERRRPIGQIVVICGRNRALRSSLQSLTWKVPVKIRGFEKQMEKWMGACDCIITKAGPGTIAEALIRGLPIILNDFIPGQEVGNVPYVVDNGAGVFFKDPRKVANQVARWFSVDVDALKRYSRNALKLAQPEAVFDIVKDIHKLQQHSAALTRIPYFLTSSFLYHI, encoded by the exons ATGGTGATCTCCGTCGGCACTGGCCGGCGCTCCATACGCGACGCCGTGCTTGGCGGCGGTGtgcagggaggcggcggccggcagctttattaccggccgccgctccggtGTGGCTTGTACGATGGCTCGGTCGTCGGCGGCCAGTCCGTggacggcctcgccgccgctctctccgaggaggccgccgccgaccccgtcCGCATCCCGGATGGGGCGGCCAAGGCCAAGAACGTGCTCATCCTGATGAGCgacaccggcggcggccaccgcgccTCCGCCGAGGCCCTCCGCGACGCCTTCCGCATCGAGTTCGGCGACGCCTACCAG GTGTTGGTAAGGGATTTGGGGAAGGAGTACGGGGGCTGGCCGCTGAACGACATGGAGAGATCGTACAAGTTCATGATCCGCCATGTCCGCCTCTGGAAGGTGGCCTTCCACGGcacctccccgcggtgggtgcACGGCGTGtacctcgccgcgctcgcctaCCTCTACGGAAA CGAGGTAGTGGCGGGGCTGATGAAGTACAAGCCGGACATGATCATCAGTGTGCACCCGCTGATGCAGCACATCCCGCTGTGGGTTCTCAAGTGGCAGAGCCTGCAGCGCAAGGTTCCCTTCTTCACCGTCGTCACCGACCTCAACACCTGCCATCCGACATG GTTCCACTACGGCGTGACAAAGTGTTACTGCCCCTCCGCCGAGGTCGCGAACAGGGCCCTGCTCCGGGGCCTCCAGACCTCCCAAGTTCGCGTCTTCGGGCTGCCGGTCAGGCCCTCCTTCTGCCGTGCCGAGCTCGACAAG GACGAGATGAGGAAAGAGCTTGAGCTGGATCCTAACCTGCCTGCCGTCCTCCTGATGGGAGGCGGCGAGGGCATGGGTCCGGTGGAGGAGACAGCGAGGGCCCTCGGCGAGGAGCTCTACGATGACGAGAGACGGCGCCCGATTGGGCAGATCGTGGTCATCTGCGGCAGGAACCGGGCTCTGCGGTcctccctgcagtccctgacatGGAAGGTCCCTGTCAAG ATAAGGGGGTTTGAAAAGCAGATGGAGAAGTGGATGGGGGCCTGCGATTGCATCATCACAAAG GCTGGTCCTGGCACAATTGCAGAAGCGTTGATAAGGGGACTTCCAATTATCCTGAACGATTTCATCCCGGGACAG GAAGTTGGAAATGTGCCTTATGTCGTGGACAACGGTGCTGGTGTGTTCTTCAAGGATCCAAGGAAAGTTGCAAACCAAGTTGCTCGATGGTTCAGTGTAGATGTGGATGCGCTAAAGAGATACTCCCGTAATGCGCTAAAGCTAGCCCAACCTGAAGCTGTGTTCGACATTGTCAAGGACATCCACAAACTCCAGCAACATTCTGCTGCGCTTACCCGGATCCCCTACTTCTTGACCTCATCATTTTTGTATCATATATGA
- the LOC120711695 gene encoding probable monogalactosyldiacylglycerol synthase 2, chloroplastic isoform X1: MVISVGTGRRSIRDAVLGGGVQGGGGRQLYYRPPLRCGLYDGSVVGGQSVDGLAAALSEEAAADPVRIPDGAAKAKNVLILMSDTGGGHRASAEALRDAFRIEFGDAYQVLVRDLGKEYGGWPLNDMERSYKFMIRHVRLWKVAFHGTSPRWVHGVYLAALAYLYGKYARALHRTEILCSSCRGDFSHCEVVAGLMKYKPDMIISVHPLMQHIPLWVLKWQSLQRKVPFFTVVTDLNTCHPTWFHYGVTKCYCPSAEVANRALLRGLQTSQVRVFGLPVRPSFCRAELDKDEMRKELELDPNLPAVLLMGGGEGMGPVEETARALGEELYDDERRRPIGQIVVICGRNRALRSSLQSLTWKVPVKIRGFEKQMEKWMGACDCIITKAGPGTIAEALIRGLPIILNDFIPGQEVGNVPYVVDNGAGVFFKDPRKVANQVARWFSVDVDALKRYSRNALKLAQPEAVFDIVKDIHKLQQHSAALTRIPYFLTSSFLYHI, from the exons ATGGTGATCTCCGTCGGCACTGGCCGGCGCTCCATACGCGACGCCGTGCTTGGCGGCGGTGtgcagggaggcggcggccggcagctttattaccggccgccgctccggtGTGGCTTGTACGATGGCTCGGTCGTCGGCGGCCAGTCCGTggacggcctcgccgccgctctctccgaggaggccgccgccgaccccgtcCGCATCCCGGATGGGGCGGCCAAGGCCAAGAACGTGCTCATCCTGATGAGCgacaccggcggcggccaccgcgccTCCGCCGAGGCCCTCCGCGACGCCTTCCGCATCGAGTTCGGCGACGCCTACCAG GTGTTGGTAAGGGATTTGGGGAAGGAGTACGGGGGCTGGCCGCTGAACGACATGGAGAGATCGTACAAGTTCATGATCCGCCATGTCCGCCTCTGGAAGGTGGCCTTCCACGGcacctccccgcggtgggtgcACGGCGTGtacctcgccgcgctcgcctaCCTCTACGGAAAGTACGCACGCGCGCTTCATCGGACTGAGATCCTCTGCAGTAGCTGCAGAGGTGATTTCAGTCACTG CGAGGTAGTGGCGGGGCTGATGAAGTACAAGCCGGACATGATCATCAGTGTGCACCCGCTGATGCAGCACATCCCGCTGTGGGTTCTCAAGTGGCAGAGCCTGCAGCGCAAGGTTCCCTTCTTCACCGTCGTCACCGACCTCAACACCTGCCATCCGACATG GTTCCACTACGGCGTGACAAAGTGTTACTGCCCCTCCGCCGAGGTCGCGAACAGGGCCCTGCTCCGGGGCCTCCAGACCTCCCAAGTTCGCGTCTTCGGGCTGCCGGTCAGGCCCTCCTTCTGCCGTGCCGAGCTCGACAAG GACGAGATGAGGAAAGAGCTTGAGCTGGATCCTAACCTGCCTGCCGTCCTCCTGATGGGAGGCGGCGAGGGCATGGGTCCGGTGGAGGAGACAGCGAGGGCCCTCGGCGAGGAGCTCTACGATGACGAGAGACGGCGCCCGATTGGGCAGATCGTGGTCATCTGCGGCAGGAACCGGGCTCTGCGGTcctccctgcagtccctgacatGGAAGGTCCCTGTCAAG ATAAGGGGGTTTGAAAAGCAGATGGAGAAGTGGATGGGGGCCTGCGATTGCATCATCACAAAG GCTGGTCCTGGCACAATTGCAGAAGCGTTGATAAGGGGACTTCCAATTATCCTGAACGATTTCATCCCGGGACAG GAAGTTGGAAATGTGCCTTATGTCGTGGACAACGGTGCTGGTGTGTTCTTCAAGGATCCAAGGAAAGTTGCAAACCAAGTTGCTCGATGGTTCAGTGTAGATGTGGATGCGCTAAAGAGATACTCCCGTAATGCGCTAAAGCTAGCCCAACCTGAAGCTGTGTTCGACATTGTCAAGGACATCCACAAACTCCAGCAACATTCTGCTGCGCTTACCCGGATCCCCTACTTCTTGACCTCATCATTTTTGTATCATATATGA
- the LOC120711695 gene encoding probable monogalactosyldiacylglycerol synthase 2, chloroplastic isoform X3 produces MVISVGTGRRSIRDAVLGGGVQGGGGRQLYYRPPLRCGLYDGSVVGGQSVDGLAAALSEEAAADPVRIPDGAAKAKNVLILMSDTGGGHRASAEALRDAFRIEFGDAYQVLVRDLGKEYGGWPLNDMERSYKFMIRHVRLWKVAFHGTSPRWVHGVYLAALAYLYGKYARALHRTEILCSSCRGDFSHCEVVAGLMKYKPDMIISVHPLMQHIPLWVLKWQSLQRKVPFFTVVTDLNTCHPTWFHYGVTKCYCPSAEVANRALLRGLQTSQVRVFGLPVRPSFCRAELDKDEMRKELELDPNLPAVLLMGGGEGMGPVEETARALGEELYDDERRRPIGQIVVICGRNRALRSSLQSLTWKVPVKIRGFEKQMEKWMGACDCIITKAGPGTIAEALIRGLPIILNDFIPGQNQE; encoded by the exons ATGGTGATCTCCGTCGGCACTGGCCGGCGCTCCATACGCGACGCCGTGCTTGGCGGCGGTGtgcagggaggcggcggccggcagctttattaccggccgccgctccggtGTGGCTTGTACGATGGCTCGGTCGTCGGCGGCCAGTCCGTggacggcctcgccgccgctctctccgaggaggccgccgccgaccccgtcCGCATCCCGGATGGGGCGGCCAAGGCCAAGAACGTGCTCATCCTGATGAGCgacaccggcggcggccaccgcgccTCCGCCGAGGCCCTCCGCGACGCCTTCCGCATCGAGTTCGGCGACGCCTACCAG GTGTTGGTAAGGGATTTGGGGAAGGAGTACGGGGGCTGGCCGCTGAACGACATGGAGAGATCGTACAAGTTCATGATCCGCCATGTCCGCCTCTGGAAGGTGGCCTTCCACGGcacctccccgcggtgggtgcACGGCGTGtacctcgccgcgctcgcctaCCTCTACGGAAAGTACGCACGCGCGCTTCATCGGACTGAGATCCTCTGCAGTAGCTGCAGAGGTGATTTCAGTCACTG CGAGGTAGTGGCGGGGCTGATGAAGTACAAGCCGGACATGATCATCAGTGTGCACCCGCTGATGCAGCACATCCCGCTGTGGGTTCTCAAGTGGCAGAGCCTGCAGCGCAAGGTTCCCTTCTTCACCGTCGTCACCGACCTCAACACCTGCCATCCGACATG GTTCCACTACGGCGTGACAAAGTGTTACTGCCCCTCCGCCGAGGTCGCGAACAGGGCCCTGCTCCGGGGCCTCCAGACCTCCCAAGTTCGCGTCTTCGGGCTGCCGGTCAGGCCCTCCTTCTGCCGTGCCGAGCTCGACAAG GACGAGATGAGGAAAGAGCTTGAGCTGGATCCTAACCTGCCTGCCGTCCTCCTGATGGGAGGCGGCGAGGGCATGGGTCCGGTGGAGGAGACAGCGAGGGCCCTCGGCGAGGAGCTCTACGATGACGAGAGACGGCGCCCGATTGGGCAGATCGTGGTCATCTGCGGCAGGAACCGGGCTCTGCGGTcctccctgcagtccctgacatGGAAGGTCCCTGTCAAG ATAAGGGGGTTTGAAAAGCAGATGGAGAAGTGGATGGGGGCCTGCGATTGCATCATCACAAAG GCTGGTCCTGGCACAATTGCAGAAGCGTTGATAAGGGGACTTCCAATTATCCTGAACGATTTCATCCCGGGACAG